One part of the Hydrogenobacter sp. T-2 genome encodes these proteins:
- the hfq gene encoding RNA chaperone Hfq encodes MEKNTNVQDEYIEDLKKKGATVTVFLTRGNRITGKVLDHDKYTLLLEVEGEPNLIYKHAISTIVQGG; translated from the coding sequence ATGGAAAAGAACACCAATGTGCAAGACGAATACATAGAAGACCTTAAGAAGAAAGGGGCTACTGTGACAGTGTTCCTCACAAGAGGAAATAGGATAACGGGCAAGGTACTTGACCACGACAAGTATACTCTCTTGCTTGAGGTAGAAGGTGAGCCTAACCTTATATATAAGCATGCAATAAGCACCATAGTTCAAGGGGGTTAA
- the hflX gene encoding GTPase HflX, with protein MKSILVNLIENSKQESKESLEELKELLKALGGHCLGYITQRKSHPDPKYYVGAGKVEEIRQVAEGTGADAVIFDAFLSPSQVANLEKAIGKRIMDRADLVLEIFSRRVRSKTAKLQVELAKLTYELPRLYGKGKELSRLGGGVGTRGPGEQEAEIRRRWIKKRIQQIKEELEDIKRQRREQRKRRESSGDLKVVNVALVGYTNVGKSSLMKSLTGRETLTADMPFATLDTTTSARLLFPDIKVLITDTVGFIRKLPPELIESFKATLEEVQEADIILHVIDISDKNWLEKVKVVKQILKDLSAEEKPVIYVFNKADKVVEKEEDIKYLTEPAFMESRSVVVSAVKGWGIGELLKAIREKVEELQGAVG; from the coding sequence ATGAAAAGCATTCTCGTAAACCTTATAGAAAACAGCAAGCAGGAAAGTAAGGAATCCCTTGAGGAATTAAAGGAGCTCCTTAAAGCCTTAGGGGGTCATTGTCTTGGATACATAACCCAAAGGAAAAGCCATCCAGACCCAAAATACTACGTGGGTGCAGGTAAGGTGGAAGAGATAAGACAGGTGGCGGAGGGAACGGGTGCAGATGCGGTTATATTTGACGCATTTCTTAGTCCCTCCCAGGTGGCAAACCTTGAGAAGGCTATAGGCAAGAGGATAATGGATAGGGCGGACTTGGTGTTGGAGATTTTTTCTCGTAGGGTGAGGTCAAAGACTGCTAAGCTACAGGTGGAGTTGGCTAAACTCACTTACGAGCTTCCAAGGCTCTATGGAAAAGGTAAGGAACTTTCAAGGCTTGGTGGTGGTGTTGGAACAAGGGGTCCTGGTGAGCAAGAGGCAGAAATAAGGAGAAGGTGGATAAAGAAGAGGATACAGCAAATAAAGGAGGAGCTTGAGGACATAAAAAGGCAAAGAAGAGAGCAGAGAAAAAGGAGGGAAAGCTCAGGAGACCTAAAGGTGGTAAATGTAGCATTGGTGGGCTACACTAACGTGGGAAAGTCCAGCCTTATGAAAAGCCTAACAGGCAGAGAAACCCTAACTGCGGATATGCCTTTTGCTACCCTTGATACTACCACCTCTGCAAGGCTCTTGTTCCCTGACATAAAGGTCCTTATCACAGACACGGTGGGCTTTATAAGAAAGCTACCACCTGAGCTTATAGAGTCCTTTAAGGCTACCTTAGAAGAGGTTCAAGAGGCGGATATAATTTTGCATGTGATAGATATCTCAGACAAAAATTGGCTTGAAAAAGTCAAAGTGGTCAAGCAAATACTAAAGGACCTATCTGCGGAGGAAAAGCCTGTAATATACGTTTTCAACAAGGCGGACAAGGTGGTAGAGAAGGAAGAAGACATAAAGTATCTCACAGAGCCTGCCTTTATGGAAAGTAGGTCTGTGGTGGTTTCTGCGGTAAAGGGGTGGGGGATAGGAGAACTGCTCAAAGCTATCAGGGAAAAGGTAGAAGAGCTTCAAGGAGCGGTGGGATGA
- a CDS encoding adenylosuccinate synthase: protein MKKDLVILGAQWGDEGKGKVVDLLSADFDMVVRYQGGSNAGHTVMVGGEKFVLHLLPTGILHEQAIGVVAQGMVVDLELLVKEIEELEKKGLKVWDRIYISDRAHIVLPYHKVLDSLFEKKGKIGTTLRGIGPSYMFKYGRKGIRVCDLEDPDRTYQLIKENIEFVSDLCEKVYCENHRLDAQEVFEKTMEHYKRVKERVIDTTRLILDFRGRVLFEGAQGTMLDIDMGTYPYVTSSNASALGLSNGTGLPPKYFSEANFWAVSKAYTTRVGEGPFPTELKDATGELLRERGGEYGATTGRPRRCGWLDLVALKHAVEVNGLDGIIITKLDVLDAFEEIKVCVAYEVNGKRIDHFPASLSLLQRVKPVYKTFKGWLKDTRGARSLSTMPSEALEYIDFIQEYLKVPVVMLSTGPEREEYFWLYEPAWK from the coding sequence ATGAAAAAAGACCTTGTTATACTGGGTGCTCAGTGGGGTGATGAAGGAAAGGGTAAGGTGGTAGACCTGCTCTCTGCGGACTTTGACATGGTGGTGAGGTATCAAGGTGGGAGCAACGCAGGTCATACAGTAATGGTAGGAGGAGAGAAGTTCGTCCTGCACTTGCTACCTACTGGTATACTTCACGAGCAAGCCATAGGCGTGGTTGCTCAGGGTATGGTGGTAGACTTAGAGCTTTTGGTAAAGGAGATAGAAGAGCTTGAAAAGAAGGGATTGAAAGTATGGGATAGGATATACATAAGCGATAGGGCACATATTGTGCTTCCTTACCATAAAGTCCTTGACTCTCTCTTTGAGAAAAAGGGCAAAATAGGGACTACTCTAAGGGGTATAGGACCCTCTTATATGTTTAAGTATGGCAGGAAGGGCATAAGGGTCTGCGACCTTGAAGACCCAGACAGGACCTACCAGCTTATAAAGGAAAACATTGAGTTTGTCTCCGACCTATGCGAAAAGGTATACTGTGAAAACCACAGGTTGGATGCACAAGAGGTTTTTGAAAAAACTATGGAGCATTATAAAAGGGTCAAGGAAAGGGTGATAGACACCACAAGGCTAATTTTGGACTTTAGAGGAAGGGTGCTTTTTGAAGGTGCACAGGGCACAATGCTTGACATAGATATGGGGACTTATCCTTACGTGACCTCTTCTAACGCTTCTGCACTTGGACTTTCTAACGGCACGGGGCTTCCACCAAAGTATTTTTCAGAGGCAAACTTCTGGGCGGTATCAAAAGCCTACACCACAAGGGTAGGAGAAGGTCCTTTCCCTACAGAGCTAAAAGATGCCACAGGTGAGCTCCTCAGGGAAAGGGGTGGAGAATACGGAGCAACCACAGGAAGACCAAGACGCTGTGGATGGCTTGACCTTGTTGCTCTCAAGCATGCGGTGGAGGTAAACGGTCTTGATGGCATTATAATAACAAAGCTTGATGTTTTGGATGCCTTTGAGGAGATAAAGGTCTGTGTGGCTTACGAGGTGAATGGCAAGAGGATAGACCACTTTCCTGCGAGCTTAAGTCTTCTTCAAAGAGTAAAGCCTGTTTATAAGACCTTTAAAGGATGGCTCAAGGATACAAGAGGTGCAAGAAGTTTATCTACTATGCCCTCGGAGGCTTTGGAGTATATTGATTTCATCCAAGAATACCTTAAAGTGCCGGTGGTTATGCTCTCCACAGGACCAGAAAGGGAAGAGTATTTCTGGCTTTATGAACCCGCATGGAAGTAG
- a CDS encoding metal ABC transporter permease, translating into MILDLFLSSFLLSVVLMGIHAYFGREIVKRGIIFTDIAVAQFSGVGIAFSLIVFHGEYTYAFSLIFGLFASLLIAISQKLKEYSEAFIGLLYALGFSLTVLLLSMSAHGMEELKKLTASDILFVSMEEVIKTAGIYTVLGILLYLRRYISGILRELSFFALFSITLASSVKLAGVLVVFSLLVSPALVSLLLGRGLVFAWTWGSFWSFLAIALSFWLDLPTGYSLVFFQALVGLMTFFYKLLVSSYFHAGS; encoded by the coding sequence ATGATTCTTGACCTTTTTCTTTCCAGTTTTCTCCTTTCTGTGGTGCTTATGGGTATTCATGCCTACTTTGGAAGGGAAATAGTTAAAAGAGGAATCATCTTTACAGATATAGCGGTCGCACAGTTTTCCGGAGTGGGCATTGCCTTTTCTCTTATTGTCTTTCATGGTGAATATACCTACGCCTTTTCTCTAATTTTTGGTCTTTTTGCCAGTCTTTTGATAGCTATTTCTCAGAAACTTAAGGAATATTCAGAGGCTTTTATTGGACTTTTGTATGCCTTGGGCTTTTCCTTGACGGTTTTGCTACTTTCTATGTCCGCTCATGGCATGGAAGAGCTAAAAAAACTAACCGCCAGCGATATTCTCTTTGTTAGTATGGAGGAGGTAATAAAAACCGCAGGCATATATACGGTTTTAGGAATCCTCCTGTATCTGAGAAGGTATATCAGTGGTATACTTCGTGAACTTTCCTTTTTTGCCCTCTTTTCCATAACCCTTGCCAGCTCTGTAAAGCTAGCTGGTGTGCTAGTGGTTTTTTCTCTGCTTGTCTCTCCTGCCCTCGTTTCCTTGCTCCTCGGTCGTGGTCTTGTCTTTGCATGGACTTGGGGCAGTTTTTGGAGCTTTTTGGCTATAGCTCTTTCCTTCTGGCTTGACCTTCCCACAGGCTACAGCCTTGTGTTTTTCCAAGCTCTGGTGGGTCTTATGACCTTCTTTTACAAGCTACTTGTTAGTAGCTACTTCCATGCGGGTTCATAA
- a CDS encoding metal ABC transporter solute-binding protein, Zn/Mn family: MKSLLALLLFSLSFAFAQLRVVATYPWIGELVREIGKDKVRVHVIARPDEDPHFVVPRPSHIARMRDADLVVINGASLEIGFLPPLLQQSNNPRIQPGRAGFLDLSQFINLIEKPERVSREMGDVHPEGNPHYVFDPRNIPILARAIRNKMCELNQKDCSFYNANLEDFLRRWDAKLREWDEGFSKLRGLKVIQWHKTYNYLLNRYGIQEVGTLEPLPGIPPTARHLDSLVQSSRGQGVRYVILEGFRKNEMRTAQRVADSIGARVVVLPSDVGSEGVKNLFDLYDVILRRLSQ; this comes from the coding sequence ATGAAGAGCCTTTTAGCTCTGCTACTGTTTAGCCTTTCCTTTGCTTTTGCCCAGCTAAGGGTGGTTGCCACTTATCCATGGATAGGAGAGCTCGTAAGGGAGATAGGAAAGGACAAAGTGAGGGTGCATGTGATAGCCCGTCCGGATGAGGATCCCCACTTTGTGGTGCCAAGACCTTCTCACATAGCAAGGATGAGGGATGCAGACCTTGTGGTTATAAACGGTGCAAGCCTCGAAATAGGTTTTTTGCCACCCCTTCTCCAGCAGTCTAACAATCCAAGAATTCAACCCGGAAGAGCAGGCTTTTTGGACCTTTCTCAGTTCATAAACCTAATTGAAAAGCCAGAGAGGGTCTCGAGGGAGATGGGAGACGTGCATCCAGAGGGAAACCCACACTATGTCTTTGACCCTCGTAACATACCCATTCTTGCAAGGGCTATAAGGAATAAGATGTGTGAATTAAATCAAAAAGACTGCTCCTTCTACAACGCTAACCTTGAAGACTTTCTTAGAAGATGGGATGCAAAGCTAAGAGAGTGGGATGAGGGCTTTTCAAAGCTCAGAGGTCTAAAGGTAATACAGTGGCACAAGACCTATAATTATCTGCTTAATCGCTATGGCATTCAAGAGGTAGGAACCCTTGAGCCTCTGCCGGGTATACCACCTACTGCGAGGCATTTAGACAGTCTTGTACAAAGCTCAAGGGGTCAAGGTGTAAGGTATGTAATACTTGAGGGCTTTAGGAAAAACGAGATGAGAACCGCACAAAGGGTGGCGGACAGTATAGGTGCAAGGGTTGTCGTTCTTCCCAGCGATGTGGGCTCTGAAGGTGTGAAAAACCTCTTTGACCTCTACGATGTAATCCTGAGGAGGCTCTCTCAATGA
- a CDS encoding DUF433 domain-containing protein → MKITRDPEVCFGKYVIQGTRIIVSELLENLPEYESWSELISEYPSLSEYMEEDLYNALVYILGGRYERNIFMCVYSRRADSCKRLAYKLRRLERRKTRQELSKLLLMLLRSVEPEENSMEYKWLRRYKSFLNIKTGREIKRVRRKLAELILLDLLSLIEPSADRYKSALRI, encoded by the coding sequence ATGAAAATAACAAGAGACCCCGAAGTCTGCTTTGGTAAGTATGTAATCCAGGGAACGAGGATAATAGTTTCTGAACTTTTAGAAAACCTACCAGAGTATGAGAGCTGGTCTGAGTTAATCTCGGAGTATCCAAGCCTCTCGGAATATATGGAAGAAGATTTGTATAACGCTCTTGTGTATATCCTTGGTGGGAGATATGAAAGGAACATATTTATGTGCGTATATAGTAGAAGAGCTGACTCTTGCAAGCGGTTGGCGTATAAGCTAAGAAGACTTGAGAGAAGAAAGACAAGACAAGAACTTTCAAAACTTCTTCTAATGTTGTTGCGTAGTGTAGAGCCAGAAGAAAACTCTATGGAATATAAATGGCTACGCAGATATAAGAGTTTTCTTAATATAAAAACGGGTAGAGAAATAAAGAGGGTAAGAAGGAAGTTAGCTGAGCTAATACTCTTGGATTTATTGAGTTTAATAGAACCAAGTGCTGACAGATATAAGAGTGCGTTAAGAATATGA
- a CDS encoding DUF5615 family PIN-like protein, protein MKPCVFLDENITKSFEAKLRNAGFNTYRPRKGAKDEEVFQSCLAKGCILITKDKDFLRVDYPKLKGFVLIEGKDKHIERCFDSIVKHIEVGVKVEIKVNSNCKVSWKPI, encoded by the coding sequence ATGAAACCTTGCGTATTTCTTGACGAAAATATAACAAAGAGCTTTGAAGCTAAACTTAGAAACGCTGGCTTTAATACATATAGACCACGAAAGGGGGCAAAGGATGAGGAAGTATTCCAAAGTTGTCTTGCAAAAGGTTGCATTCTTATAACAAAGGATAAAGATTTTTTGAGGGTAGACTACCCCAAATTGAAAGGCTTTGTATTGATTGAGGGGAAAGACAAACATATTGAGCGGTGTTTTGATTCTATCGTAAAACACATAGAAGTAGGCGTGAAAGTGGAAATAAAAGTAAATAGTAATTGTAAAGTTTCTTGGAAACCTATATAG
- a CDS encoding TonB-dependent receptor: MRKALLLLGGIFSFTFAQENLQDLKRQLEEQRRLIQELERKIQALEKAQQAKPEEKPSEKPAPADRSLELRAKFDERLKAYQVSPFRQTAFLPDISFILDFSAVARNRKDEEYEKLRIPRLWHRHDHGDHGHGMLNEKRGFNLNYGELYLYAPVDPYFDLYATIPFSEHGAEIEEAYAVTRGLPGGFQLKVGKFRSGFGRLNAQHPHAWDFATLPLPNLVFLGDHGLTEKGIGITWLAPTPFYLLFGVEVLQGENEQSFGYKGFTITDPNTGNTFELEDKPVPNLYVGYLRTSFDIGNLSILTGLSYAQGKHRHSHDDHGLDAKTKLYGLDLTARYQIDGIRYVALQGEYIYRDQKGLEYEFDSGSLVSENVSKKQAGFYAQLLGRFHKQWRAGVRYELINKNDVKVGGRSKWAPDNLPAYYAMFEYTPTEFSRIRLQVGENRAFYEGQKRKPVKEVILQFNFAIGAHGAHPF; this comes from the coding sequence ATGAGAAAAGCCTTATTGCTACTTGGAGGAATATTTAGCTTTACCTTTGCACAGGAAAACCTTCAGGACCTAAAGCGTCAGTTAGAGGAACAAAGAAGACTTATCCAAGAACTTGAGAGGAAAATACAGGCTTTGGAAAAGGCTCAGCAGGCAAAACCCGAGGAAAAACCTTCAGAAAAGCCAGCACCTGCAGACAGGAGCCTTGAATTAAGGGCTAAGTTTGACGAAAGGCTAAAGGCTTATCAGGTCTCTCCTTTCAGGCAGACTGCCTTTCTGCCAGACATATCCTTTATATTGGACTTTTCTGCGGTAGCCAGAAACAGGAAGGATGAGGAATATGAAAAACTCAGAATTCCAAGACTTTGGCACAGGCACGACCATGGAGACCACGGACACGGCATGCTTAACGAAAAGAGAGGCTTTAACCTCAACTACGGCGAGCTATACCTCTACGCACCCGTTGACCCATACTTTGACCTTTATGCAACCATACCCTTCTCAGAGCATGGTGCAGAGATAGAGGAGGCTTATGCGGTTACGAGGGGCTTGCCTGGGGGCTTTCAACTCAAAGTGGGTAAGTTTAGAAGTGGCTTTGGAAGGCTAAACGCACAACACCCACACGCTTGGGACTTTGCAACATTACCCTTGCCAAACCTCGTATTTCTTGGTGATCATGGTCTTACGGAAAAGGGTATAGGTATAACATGGCTTGCACCCACACCCTTTTATCTCCTCTTTGGTGTGGAAGTGCTACAAGGTGAAAACGAACAGAGCTTCGGCTACAAGGGCTTTACCATAACTGACCCAAATACGGGCAATACCTTTGAGCTTGAAGACAAACCAGTGCCAAACCTCTATGTGGGATACCTAAGGACCTCTTTTGATATAGGAAACCTCTCCATCCTCACAGGACTTTCATACGCTCAAGGCAAGCACAGACACTCTCACGACGACCACGGGCTTGATGCAAAAACAAAGCTATATGGTCTTGACCTTACCGCCAGATATCAGATAGACGGCATAAGGTATGTAGCCTTGCAGGGAGAATACATTTATAGAGACCAGAAGGGTTTAGAGTATGAGTTTGATAGTGGAAGTCTTGTGTCTGAAAATGTAAGTAAAAAACAAGCAGGCTTTTACGCTCAACTTTTAGGTAGGTTTCACAAGCAGTGGAGGGCAGGCGTTAGATACGAGCTCATAAACAAAAACGACGTAAAAGTCGGAGGGCGCTCCAAATGGGCTCCAGATAACCTGCCTGCATACTATGCCATGTTTGAATACACTCCCACCGAGTTTTCTCGCATAAGGCTACAGGTAGGGGAAAACAGAGCCTTCTATGAGGGTCAAAAGAGAAAGCCAGTCAAGGAAGTCATCCTGCAGTTTAACTTCGCCATAGGTGCTCACGGTGCTCATCCCTTCTAA
- a CDS encoding nucleotidyltransferase domain-containing protein encodes MEIGLDEKTIELLREFFKSYPKVERVYLFGSRAKGSYTRGSDIDLLLIAPQMSFSEYLRLYSSLEELDLLYEIDLIKDKELMEEGVEIYSRES; translated from the coding sequence ATGGAGATAGGGCTTGACGAAAAAACTATTGAGCTTTTGAGAGAGTTCTTTAAGAGTTATCCAAAGGTAGAGAGAGTATACCTCTTTGGTTCAAGGGCTAAAGGCTCTTATACAAGAGGCTCAGACATAGACCTTTTGCTTATTGCACCTCAGATGAGCTTTTCAGAATACCTAAGACTCTATTCAAGCCTTGAGGAGCTTGACCTACTATATGAGATAGACCTAATAAAGGATAAGGAGCTTATGGAGGAGGGGGTGGAGATATACTCAAGAGAGTCTTGA
- a CDS encoding nucleotidyltransferase substrate binding protein has translation MTPRWVYRLDSYQKALEQLRSAVELYKSRELTDLEKQGLIQAFEYVFELAWNLMRDYLLYQGHTDIKGSRDAIKTAFKFGLIQEGDLWLDMLKARNLTLHTYDQSLAEQVVDSIVKDFFQEFSKLLETFMRIREREYGDRA, from the coding sequence ATGACGCCGAGGTGGGTATATAGGCTTGACAGCTACCAGAAGGCACTTGAACAATTGAGAAGTGCGGTGGAGCTATATAAAAGTAGAGAGCTTACGGACTTGGAAAAGCAGGGACTTATTCAGGCTTTTGAGTATGTTTTTGAGCTTGCATGGAACCTAATGAGGGACTACCTTCTCTATCAAGGGCATACGGATATAAAAGGCTCAAGGGACGCCATTAAAACCGCCTTTAAGTTTGGTCTAATACAAGAGGGAGACCTTTGGCTGGATATGTTAAAGGCAAGGAATCTAACATTGCATACTTATGACCAAAGTCTTGCGGAGCAGGTAGTGGATAGTATAGTCAAGGATTTTTTTCAGGAGTTTTCCAAACTTTTGGAAACCTTTATGAGAATAAGGGAGAGGGAGTATGGAGATAGGGCTTGA
- the mog gene encoding molybdopterin adenylyltransferase encodes MEKAKIGVLTISDRASRGEYEDISGKYIIEYINEVITSPFEIVYRIVPDERDLIEGALIHMADIEGCCLILTTGGTGPAPRDVTPGATEAVCQKMLPGFGELMRTVSLKQVPTAILSRQTAGIRNKTLIINLPGKPQSIKVCLDAVFPAVPYCIDLIGGPYITTDESKVKAFRPSK; translated from the coding sequence ATGGAAAAGGCAAAGATTGGAGTGCTTACCATATCAGATAGGGCAAGTAGAGGAGAATACGAAGACATAAGCGGTAAATACATTATAGAGTATATAAATGAAGTTATCACCTCACCCTTTGAGATAGTATACCGTATAGTCCCTGACGAGAGAGACCTAATAGAGGGTGCTTTGATACACATGGCGGACATAGAGGGTTGTTGTCTTATACTTACCACCGGTGGGACAGGACCTGCACCAAGAGATGTGACGCCAGGGGCTACAGAGGCGGTATGCCAAAAAATGCTCCCAGGCTTTGGTGAGCTTATGAGGACTGTGTCATTAAAACAAGTGCCTACCGCAATCCTTTCCCGTCAAACCGCAGGCATAAGAAACAAAACCCTCATAATAAACCTGCCTGGCAAGCCTCAATCTATAAAGGTCTGCCTTGATGCAGTTTTTCCTGCAGTCCCCTACTGCATAGACCTAATAGGTGGACCCTATATAACCACAGATGAGAGCAAAGTAAAAGCCTTCAGACCCTCCAAGTAA
- a CDS encoding PepSY domain-containing protein, whose product MKKFILFIPFLSFALEDCRPSISLEQAINNARQHVGTVQSAQLSQNKKTGECFYRVRGTEGTAVIDAKDGKLLRFTRKR is encoded by the coding sequence ATGAAGAAGTTTATCCTCTTTATTCCCTTCCTTAGTTTTGCCCTTGAGGATTGCAGACCTTCCATAAGCCTTGAGCAAGCTATAAACAACGCAAGACAGCATGTAGGAACTGTGCAGTCCGCCCAGCTCTCTCAGAACAAAAAGACGGGAGAGTGTTTTTATAGAGTTAGAGGAACAGAAGGCACAGCAGTAATTGACGCAAAGGATGGAAAGCTCCTGAGGTTTACCAGAAAAAGGTAA
- a CDS encoding DUF3276 family protein, with amino-acid sequence MQRERLYSKKLNAGKRTYFFDIKKGRDGSAYLVITEQTEDRKNRLMVFEEKAEAFMSALQEVVGKMKEVK; translated from the coding sequence GTGCAAAGGGAAAGGCTCTATTCTAAGAAGTTAAACGCTGGCAAAAGAACATACTTTTTTGATATCAAGAAGGGTAGGGATGGCTCTGCCTACTTAGTGATAACGGAACAGACAGAAGACAGAAAAAACAGGCTAATGGTTTTTGAAGAAAAGGCAGAAGCCTTTATGTCCGCCCTGCAGGAGGTAGTGGGTAAGATGAAGGAGGTAAAGTAA
- a CDS encoding Uma2 family endonuclease, protein MKVKTKLTAEEFFKLYPEEGRVELINGEVYEMPAPTPKHQDILLRVFIPMRGFVDTNSLGLILVAPVDVVFDEENVLQPDIVYVSDLSKVKDKIYGAPDLVVEVVSPSTLKRDLTDKMKLYERHGVKEYWLVFPLEKTIMVYELTEKCYELLSFATEKGKVSSKVLEGFELDVEGIFNL, encoded by the coding sequence GTGAAGGTCAAAACAAAACTGACCGCAGAAGAATTTTTCAAGCTGTATCCAGAAGAGGGCAGGGTTGAGCTAATTAATGGGGAGGTCTACGAGATGCCCGCACCAACACCAAAGCATCAAGACATTTTATTGAGAGTTTTTATACCTATGAGAGGTTTTGTGGATACCAACTCTCTTGGTCTAATACTTGTAGCTCCCGTGGATGTGGTCTTTGACGAAGAAAATGTGCTACAGCCTGATATTGTGTATGTATCTGACCTTTCAAAGGTAAAGGACAAAATATATGGTGCTCCTGACCTTGTAGTAGAAGTTGTCTCACCTTCTACCTTGAAGAGAGACCTAACAGATAAGATGAAGCTATATGAAAGGCATGGAGTAAAAGAGTATTGGCTTGTGTTTCCTCTGGAGAAAACTATTATGGTATACGAACTAACAGAAAAATGCTATGAACTCTTATCTTTCGCTACGGAGAAAGGTAAGGTAAGCTCAAAGGTCTTGGAGGGTTTTGAGTTAGATGTGGAAGGGATTTTTAACTTATAA
- a CDS encoding Uma2 family endonuclease: METKTKLTAEEFFKLYPEESRVELIDGEVYEMPAPEFIHQEIIARIFIPLRLYTEEKGMGKVVLSPVDVVLDEETVVQPDLVYLSDRSKIKKKIYGIPDIVVEVVSASSLKRDVQDKKKLYEAFGVKEYWLIFPLERNIMVYELTQKGYELFSYATEKGRVRSKVLEGFELDAEEIFGGL; encoded by the coding sequence ATGGAAACAAAAACAAAGCTAACCGCGGAGGAGTTCTTTAAGCTGTATCCAGAGGAAAGTAGAGTTGAACTCATTGACGGGGAGGTCTACGAGATGCCTGCACCAGAGTTTATACACCAAGAGATTATTGCGAGAATATTTATCCCATTGAGGCTCTATACAGAAGAGAAAGGAATGGGTAAGGTGGTGCTATCTCCTGTGGATGTGGTTCTTGATGAAGAGACTGTGGTTCAACCTGACTTGGTTTACCTTTCGGATAGGAGTAAAATAAAGAAAAAAATTTATGGAATTCCAGATATAGTTGTTGAGGTTGTATCCGCTTCAAGTCTCAAGAGGGATGTTCAAGACAAAAAGAAGCTTTACGAAGCCTTTGGTGTAAAAGAATATTGGCTTATTTTCCCTTTAGAGCGAAACATTATGGTTTACGAACTTACACAAAAGGGTTATGAGCTTTTTTCTTATGCTACAGAAAAAGGTAGGGTGAGGTCTAAAGTTCTTGAGGGTTTTGAACTTGATGCAGAAGAAATCTTTGGAGGGCTTTAG
- a CDS encoding Uma2 family endonuclease, with translation MEVKTRLTAEEFFKLYPQESGIELINGEVFEMPAPDANHQDIVGNLFYFLKGHVRVKGKGKVFVAPMDVVIAEDIVLQPDILFVEDINKVKKKIHGSPDLVVEVVSPSTLKRDLTDKMKLYERHGVREYWLVFPLEKTIMVYELTEKGYELFSFATEKGKVKSKVLEDFELEVEEVFGGL, from the coding sequence ATGGAAGTTAAGACAAGACTAACTGCGGAAGAGTTCTTCAAGCTATATCCACAAGAAAGCGGGATTGAGCTAATTAATGGGGAGGTCTTTGAAATGCCTGCACCAGATGCCAATCATCAAGACATAGTTGGAAATCTATTTTACTTTTTAAAGGGACATGTTAGAGTAAAAGGCAAAGGGAAGGTTTTTGTTGCACCTATGGATGTAGTCATTGCGGAGGATATTGTCCTTCAACCAGATATACTATTCGTAGAAGACATAAACAAGGTAAAAAAGAAAATACATGGCTCGCCAGACCTTGTAGTAGAAGTGGTTTCACCTTCTACCTTGAAGAGAGACCTAACGGATAAGATGAAGCTGTATGAAAGGCATGGAGTAAGAGAGTATTGGCTTGTGTTTCCTCTGGAGAAAACTATTATGGTATACGAACTAACAGAAAAAGGCTATGAGCTTTTCTCTTTTGCTACAGAAAAGGGTAAAGTAAAGTCAAAAGTTCTTGAGGACTTTGAGCTTGAGGTAGAGGAAGTTTTTGGAGGGCTATAA